A portion of the Pyxidicoccus trucidator genome contains these proteins:
- a CDS encoding helix-turn-helix transcriptional regulator, with translation MSLRELAAAARLSPWHLVRAFRDQLGQTPQVYLRSLRVREAQRQLVAGLPLAEVALACGFADQSHLTKQFTRTLGITPGDYRTAVRAGRGGRAR, from the coding sequence GTGAGCCTGCGGGAGCTCGCGGCGGCCGCGCGCCTCAGCCCCTGGCATCTGGTGCGAGCCTTCCGCGACCAGCTCGGGCAGACGCCCCAGGTGTACCTGCGCAGCCTGCGCGTGCGCGAGGCACAGCGGCAGCTCGTCGCCGGGCTGCCGCTCGCCGAGGTGGCGCTGGCGTGCGGCTTCGCCGACCAGAGCCACCTCACCAAGCAGTTCACCCGCACGCTCGGCATCACGCCGGGCGACTACCGCACCGCCGTGCGCGCGGGGCGGGGCGGCCGCGCGCGCTGA
- a CDS encoding SMP-30/gluconolactonase/LRE family protein codes for MKTLNLLGRFAVTTLMTLGCNSSEPEVEEDTAPSLTQCHPFAARDASPARSQRAIAPPTEVTAWTTPAPPAYEGPLSVNNALEGAERFGTTQLRGAEDIVFDSHGTLYTGTADGTVWRATVDAEGRPTSFTALATLPDARPLGLAFDTCGNLLVAAGVRGLVGISPEGVVRTLADRVDGTLLEYADELAVAADGTVYVTDASTRYDSAWPYDFLEGMPHGRVVAYEPSTGAVRVVVDGIYFANGIAVTPDESAVLIAETFRGRVFRHWLAGERAGTTEPFAENLPVTPDNITLDEQGRLWTTGYLRTQQLDQLSGSAEQRRALLRNYTYEQLVAGFPVDSHVLVTVHDSQGTLVRSFHDATGGLFALSSAVPHASWLYLGTLHGQGIARVPVP; via the coding sequence ATGAAGACGCTCAACCTGCTGGGCCGATTCGCCGTGACGACGTTGATGACCCTGGGCTGCAACAGTTCGGAGCCGGAGGTGGAGGAAGACACCGCGCCGTCGCTGACACAGTGCCATCCCTTCGCCGCTCGGGACGCCTCGCCCGCGCGTTCGCAACGCGCGATCGCACCGCCAACGGAGGTGACCGCCTGGACGACCCCTGCCCCACCCGCGTACGAGGGGCCTCTCTCCGTGAACAACGCGCTGGAAGGCGCTGAGCGCTTCGGGACCACGCAGTTGCGAGGCGCGGAAGACATCGTGTTCGACTCGCACGGCACGCTGTACACCGGAACCGCGGATGGAACCGTCTGGCGAGCAACCGTCGATGCCGAAGGCCGTCCGACTTCGTTCACCGCGCTGGCAACGCTGCCAGACGCACGTCCCCTGGGACTTGCCTTCGATACGTGCGGCAACCTGCTGGTCGCTGCCGGAGTGCGCGGTCTTGTTGGCATCAGTCCCGAAGGCGTCGTACGCACCCTGGCGGATCGGGTCGATGGGACGTTGCTCGAGTACGCCGACGAGCTCGCGGTCGCCGCCGATGGAACCGTCTATGTCACCGACGCCAGTACCCGGTACGACAGTGCCTGGCCCTACGACTTCCTCGAGGGAATGCCCCATGGCCGCGTGGTGGCATACGAGCCGTCGACCGGAGCGGTCCGCGTGGTCGTGGACGGAATCTACTTCGCCAACGGAATCGCGGTGACTCCCGACGAGAGCGCGGTGCTGATCGCGGAGACCTTCCGGGGTCGGGTGTTCCGGCACTGGCTCGCGGGCGAGCGCGCCGGAACCACCGAGCCCTTCGCCGAAAACCTTCCCGTCACGCCCGACAACATCACGCTCGATGAGCAGGGCCGGCTCTGGACGACCGGCTACCTGCGCACCCAGCAGCTCGACCAGCTCTCCGGGAGCGCGGAGCAGCGGCGCGCGCTCCTCCGGAATTACACGTACGAGCAGCTCGTCGCCGGCTTCCCTGTGGATTCGCACGTGCTGGTGACCGTGCATGATTCCCAGGGCACCCTGGTGCGCAGCTTCCACGACGCCACCGGGGGCTTGTTCGCACTCAGCAGCGCCGTTCCCCACGCGTCGTGGCTCTATCTGGGAACACTGCACGGCCAGGGAATCGCGCGCGTGCCGGTGCCTTGA
- a CDS encoding latent transforming growth factor beta-binding protein has translation MRPHFLSFLAPLALLTVLGCPLDIQVRSEDAADAGCQGDTCVRACTGDFECPEGQRCDAFYEECESGPRLTQVCSGVASCPAFASCEDGRCELRCSYGCPPGYRCDPESVCVEECTAGQPETLGNFCESSLDCTRCGFCVDAGGAKKCHRPCTSDSDCPGGPSGACQPVPGGSLRVCRLS, from the coding sequence ATGCGCCCGCACTTCCTGTCATTTCTCGCGCCGCTCGCGCTCCTGACGGTGCTCGGGTGTCCGCTCGACATCCAGGTCCGGTCCGAGGACGCGGCGGACGCGGGCTGTCAGGGAGACACCTGCGTGCGGGCGTGTACCGGCGACTTCGAGTGTCCGGAAGGGCAGCGGTGTGACGCCTTCTACGAGGAGTGTGAGTCCGGGCCTCGACTCACGCAGGTGTGCTCCGGCGTGGCCTCCTGCCCGGCCTTCGCCAGCTGCGAGGACGGCCGCTGTGAGCTGCGCTGCTCGTATGGCTGCCCGCCAGGCTACCGGTGTGACCCGGAGTCGGTGTGCGTCGAGGAGTGCACCGCGGGGCAGCCGGAGACGCTGGGGAACTTCTGCGAGTCCTCGCTGGACTGCACCCGTTGTGGCTTCTGCGTGGACGCGGGCGGCGCGAAGAAGTGCCACCGGCCCTGCACGTCCGACTCGGATTGTCCCGGCGGCCCGTCCGGCGCATGCCAGCCGGTGCCAGGAGGCAGCCTTCGCGTCTGCCGGTTGTCGTGA
- a CDS encoding serine/threonine-protein kinase, giving the protein MKDELLAGRYQLEQELGRGGMATVFLATDLRLARRVAVKVMHPGEDGRRAERFRREAELAASLKHPNVLEVHDFGEDAVRGPFLVCEWVQGESLRELARRLAPVPAEVAVLLGWELARALEAAHARGVVHRDVKPENVLVSKGGPLKLADFGIAALADQERLTSTGSITGSLAYMAPERIDTGAWSPASDVYAVGVILFELCTGTTPHAGKGSAHLAVSVMTRDAPPLSESAPGTPEPLAALVDRCLARDARDRPSDGAELAACLEATVVRLVGPPAEASRHFFLDPEASAARWSEARFQRLLGEGRALLSAGEGARAARLLNEALALRPASPEVLALLRARPSVGRAKVFGGSAVLVGLVGVMGWGAWKVSLRHSPESASSAVASLPASPLVPTPAPEARPHVEGQASVSARPLRGATVSGTGAPARSGAQPSAPARLRTPPVSLPPEATPTGTQEHTTPSPPRAEAPPAEAQGYATLTVMTRPWAEVFVDGQSRGYTPRVREVRLSPGTHRLRFDNPLCDVVEEVIDVAAGEAVSREVVLQVRKADVTIIAPAGARLFIDGVEVGVAPLPGPVSVTHGEHVLSARGPGGDVLRQDFEAVAGERTEVVLGSRR; this is encoded by the coding sequence ATGAAGGACGAACTGCTGGCCGGCCGCTACCAGTTGGAGCAGGAACTGGGGCGTGGAGGCATGGCCACGGTCTTCCTGGCCACGGACCTGCGGCTGGCGCGCCGGGTGGCGGTGAAGGTGATGCACCCGGGCGAGGACGGACGCCGCGCCGAGCGCTTCCGCCGCGAAGCCGAACTGGCGGCCTCGCTCAAGCATCCCAATGTGCTGGAGGTCCACGACTTCGGCGAGGACGCGGTGCGCGGCCCCTTCCTCGTGTGTGAATGGGTGCAGGGCGAGAGCCTGCGCGAGCTGGCGCGGAGGCTCGCTCCCGTGCCGGCCGAAGTGGCGGTGTTGCTGGGCTGGGAGCTTGCCCGGGCGCTGGAGGCCGCGCACGCGCGCGGCGTGGTGCACCGTGACGTGAAGCCGGAGAACGTGCTGGTGTCGAAGGGCGGCCCGCTGAAGCTGGCGGACTTCGGCATCGCCGCACTGGCTGACCAGGAGCGGCTGACGAGCACCGGCTCAATCACAGGCTCGCTGGCGTACATGGCGCCCGAGCGCATCGACACCGGCGCCTGGTCTCCCGCGTCGGATGTCTACGCGGTGGGCGTCATCCTCTTCGAGCTGTGCACGGGCACGACGCCACATGCCGGGAAGGGGAGCGCCCACCTCGCAGTCTCCGTGATGACGCGGGACGCGCCGCCACTGTCCGAGAGCGCTCCAGGGACCCCGGAGCCGCTCGCCGCGCTGGTGGACCGGTGCCTTGCCCGCGACGCGCGTGATCGGCCGTCGGATGGCGCGGAACTGGCCGCGTGTCTGGAGGCGACGGTGGTGCGGCTCGTGGGGCCTCCCGCCGAGGCGTCGCGACACTTCTTCCTGGACCCGGAGGCGTCTGCCGCGCGCTGGAGTGAGGCCCGGTTCCAGCGACTGCTGGGGGAAGGGCGCGCGCTGCTGTCGGCAGGAGAGGGCGCGAGGGCCGCGAGGCTGCTCAACGAGGCCCTCGCGCTGAGGCCCGCGTCCCCCGAAGTCCTGGCGCTCCTGCGCGCACGCCCGAGCGTGGGGCGGGCAAAGGTCTTCGGTGGAAGCGCTGTCCTGGTGGGCCTCGTGGGCGTCATGGGCTGGGGCGCGTGGAAGGTGTCGTTACGGCACTCGCCTGAAAGCGCCAGCTCCGCGGTCGCGTCGCTGCCGGCCTCTCCGCTCGTGCCGACACCTGCACCTGAAGCACGCCCTCACGTCGAAGGCCAGGCTTCGGTGTCCGCGCGCCCACTTCGCGGCGCGACGGTGTCGGGGACCGGAGCGCCAGCACGCTCCGGCGCTCAGCCTTCTGCGCCCGCCCGTCTGCGTACACCGCCGGTCTCGCTACCACCCGAAGCAACTCCCACCGGGACACAGGAACACACGACACCGAGCCCGCCGCGCGCCGAAGCGCCTCCTGCCGAGGCACAGGGCTACGCGACGCTGACGGTGATGACGCGCCCCTGGGCCGAGGTGTTCGTGGACGGCCAGAGCCGGGGCTACACGCCGCGCGTGCGCGAGGTGCGCCTGTCGCCCGGCACGCACCGGCTGCGTTTCGACAACCCGCTGTGTGACGTGGTGGAGGAGGTCATCGACGTCGCCGCTGGCGAAGCCGTGTCCCGTGAAGTCGTCCTCCAGGTGCGCAAGGCGGACGTCACCATCATCGCACCTGCGGGGGCCCGCCTCTTCATCGACGGCGTCGAGGTGGGCGTCGCCCCGCTGCCAGGGCCCGTGAGTGTCACCCACGGCGAGCATGTCCTGTCGGCCCGGGGACCCGGAGGCGACGTCCTGCGACAGGACTTCGAAGCCGTCGCGGGCGAGCGGACCGAAGTGGTCCTGGGGAGCAGGCGATGA
- a CDS encoding AraC family transcriptional regulator — MDDSLLRGTYGTALGHQMLGFALSRGFGESDILRLMQTNRRTLADPDARLSFGPALQYWEHVVRTLADPSVPIQFAEMISPGDLGVVGFAAITSTSVREGIHRAMRYYALLADTARIQLSEDRDGLRLEFVRAREPGLGMRVMNENSIASILHVIRLASGLDFDPVEVAFHHPAPRPAAAHRRFFRVVRFGADWDGLVVPTGVLDRAPAGTKTPMGSFFERYATAQLRTLRASQTFTDRVRTSILELLSEGEPRMAAVARRLGTTERTLRRRLDEERISFRELIDDVRRTAARQHLMDPRASVSDLAFLLGFSEVSAFSRAFKRWYGKSPRAFRQRPV; from the coding sequence ATGGATGACTCCCTTCTGCGCGGCACCTATGGAACGGCGCTCGGCCATCAGATGCTGGGCTTCGCGCTCTCCCGCGGTTTCGGGGAGAGCGACATCCTGCGGTTGATGCAGACCAACCGTCGCACCCTGGCGGATCCTGACGCCAGGCTCTCGTTCGGCCCGGCGTTACAGTACTGGGAGCACGTGGTCCGCACGCTCGCCGACCCCTCGGTGCCCATCCAGTTCGCGGAGATGATCTCCCCGGGCGACCTTGGCGTGGTCGGCTTCGCGGCGATTACCTCCACGAGCGTCCGCGAGGGAATCCACCGTGCGATGCGCTACTACGCGCTGCTGGCCGACACCGCGCGCATCCAGCTGTCAGAAGATCGCGACGGGCTGCGGCTCGAGTTCGTCCGAGCCCGAGAGCCCGGCCTCGGAATGCGTGTGATGAACGAGAACTCGATCGCGAGCATCCTCCACGTGATTCGATTGGCGAGCGGCCTCGATTTCGATCCGGTCGAGGTGGCCTTCCATCATCCCGCACCGCGTCCCGCGGCCGCGCACCGTCGGTTCTTCCGGGTGGTCCGGTTCGGTGCGGATTGGGATGGGCTGGTCGTCCCAACCGGCGTGCTCGACCGCGCTCCCGCCGGGACGAAGACTCCCATGGGGTCATTCTTCGAGCGCTACGCGACCGCCCAGTTGCGCACCTTGCGTGCGAGCCAGACGTTCACCGACCGCGTGCGCACCTCCATCCTCGAGCTGCTCAGCGAGGGGGAGCCTCGCATGGCCGCCGTCGCCCGGCGGCTGGGGACGACGGAACGGACGCTGCGACGGCGACTCGATGAAGAACGAATCTCCTTCCGCGAGCTGATCGATGATGTCCGGCGAACAGCCGCGCGCCAACACCTCATGGACCCGAGGGCCAGCGTGTCGGACCTGGCCTTCCTGCTCGGCTTCTCCGAGGTCAGTGCCTTCAGCAGGGCCTTCAAGCGGTGGTACGGAAAATCACCGCGCGCGTTTCGCCAACGCCCCGTTTGA
- a CDS encoding sigma 54-interacting transcriptional regulator, whose protein sequence is MPFLLTLPDGRHVALEKPVVSLGTDPACDIILQVPGVKASHALLFRDERGWSVSAAGKGCDVRVRGKRVELAPLAPGDAFVVGKATLTLGFSEDAPEVSKPGSETAPHGQLVAVLTGFASRLLAQRPSTELLEVTMRGLAEVTGADVGFLVSAEGERRQVLCATGPVPEAAVVDSLVNQVVASGAPVWVPDVAADAALAGAPSVVALRLTSALVLPLRAGAAPRCAVYLGRRMGRTPFSAAHLEEAMALSSLASLLLATSHELTELRAQVDNLTQRISAATFEGLIGESPAMRELYRQVERLGPTSLHVLIQGETGTGKEEVARALHRRSGRRGRLVAINCAALPESLIERELFGHVRGAFSGAGADRAGLVEAADGGTLFLDEIGDMPFALQSRLLRVVQEREVTRLGESRPRKVDMRVLSATHQPLKARVAQGTFREDLLYRLDEVRVEVPPLRERGDDVLLIAHHVLKQEGRRAKGFTQKATEALRGHPFPGNVRELVSRVRRAAILAPGELLGVEDLELGADSTPLVPLDAARDAFVQRYVREAIARNGGSKKEAAQALGIGLRSVFRYLGEEE, encoded by the coding sequence ATGCCGTTTCTGCTGACCCTGCCGGATGGCCGTCACGTCGCACTGGAGAAGCCCGTGGTGTCCCTGGGCACGGACCCCGCCTGTGACATCATTCTCCAGGTGCCCGGAGTGAAGGCCAGCCATGCCTTGCTCTTCCGCGACGAGCGTGGCTGGTCGGTGTCCGCCGCCGGCAAGGGCTGTGACGTGCGCGTGCGAGGCAAGCGCGTGGAGCTGGCCCCGCTGGCACCGGGAGACGCCTTCGTCGTGGGCAAGGCCACACTCACCCTGGGCTTCTCCGAGGACGCCCCGGAGGTGTCGAAGCCGGGCTCCGAGACGGCGCCCCATGGACAGCTCGTGGCCGTGCTGACGGGCTTCGCCTCGCGGCTGCTCGCGCAGCGCCCGTCCACGGAGTTGCTGGAAGTGACGATGCGCGGGCTCGCGGAGGTGACGGGCGCGGACGTGGGCTTCCTCGTGTCGGCGGAAGGGGAGCGGCGCCAGGTGCTGTGCGCCACCGGCCCGGTGCCGGAGGCGGCGGTGGTGGACAGTCTGGTGAATCAGGTGGTGGCCTCGGGAGCGCCCGTGTGGGTGCCCGACGTGGCCGCGGACGCGGCGCTGGCAGGAGCACCCAGCGTCGTGGCGCTGCGTCTCACCTCCGCCCTGGTGCTTCCCCTGCGCGCCGGGGCAGCACCCCGCTGCGCCGTGTATCTGGGCCGGCGCATGGGGCGCACTCCGTTCTCCGCCGCGCACCTGGAAGAGGCCATGGCCCTCTCCTCGCTGGCCTCGCTGCTGCTGGCCACCTCGCACGAGCTGACGGAGCTGCGCGCGCAGGTGGACAACCTCACCCAGCGCATCTCCGCGGCCACCTTCGAGGGACTCATCGGCGAGTCCCCTGCCATGCGCGAGCTCTACCGACAGGTGGAGCGCCTGGGGCCCACGTCCCTCCACGTGCTCATCCAGGGCGAGACGGGCACGGGCAAGGAAGAGGTCGCCCGGGCGCTGCACCGCCGCAGCGGACGGCGCGGGCGACTGGTGGCCATCAACTGCGCGGCGCTGCCCGAGTCCCTCATCGAGCGGGAGCTGTTCGGCCATGTGCGCGGCGCCTTCTCGGGCGCGGGGGCGGACAGGGCCGGGCTGGTGGAGGCGGCGGACGGCGGCACGCTCTTCCTCGACGAAATCGGGGACATGCCCTTCGCCCTCCAGTCGCGGCTGCTGCGCGTGGTCCAGGAGCGCGAGGTGACGCGGCTGGGCGAGAGCCGCCCGCGCAAGGTCGACATGCGCGTTCTCTCCGCCACGCACCAGCCCCTCAAGGCTCGCGTCGCCCAGGGCACCTTTCGCGAGGACCTGCTCTATCGGCTGGACGAGGTCCGCGTCGAGGTGCCCCCATTGCGCGAGCGGGGCGACGACGTGCTGCTCATCGCCCACCACGTGCTGAAGCAGGAGGGCCGGCGCGCGAAGGGCTTCACCCAGAAGGCCACCGAGGCCCTGCGGGGCCACCCCTTCCCGGGCAACGTGCGCGAGCTGGTGTCGCGGGTGCGGCGCGCGGCCATCCTCGCCCCGGGAGAGCTCCTCGGCGTCGAGGACCTGGAGCTGGGCGCGGACTCGACGCCCCTGGTCCCCCTGGATGCGGCTCGCGATGCCTTCGTGCAGCGCTATGTGCGCGAGGCCATCGCTCGCAACGGTGGGAGCAAGAAAGAGGCGGCGCAGGCCCTTGGAATCGGGCTGCGCTCGGTGTTCCGATACCTGGGCGAAGAGGAGTGA